A window of the Chloroflexi bacterium ADurb.Bin180 genome harbors these coding sequences:
- a CDS encoding Phosphatidylinositol mannoside acyltransferase — protein MPLVPPSLGYRLFTRIGDLSYDKGTTARQNVDDNLRHVLGEQADPARTASVAREIFRNQARNYYDLFRVASLSEEKIRQLVTVHGLEHIEQALSQGKGLIAVTAHFGNLDVVAQAFALHKYPITVVAEHLKPEKLFQYVTSLRASKGIQIIPADSFLRPIFRTLRQNGIVGIAADRNLTGTGSVVNLFGAPALLPDGHVQLALRTGAPLGFFFSLRRPDNTFEAYIEPPLALERTGDQERDVRSGMAQIAAVLEKHIGQHPEQWVMFQPIWSVQPRGAVERGQLSPGTEQTSQ, from the coding sequence ATGCCCCTCGTGCCCCCGAGTCTGGGCTACCGCCTTTTCACGCGCATTGGCGACCTGTCCTACGACAAAGGCACTACCGCCCGCCAGAACGTCGACGACAACCTCAGGCATGTGCTGGGCGAGCAGGCCGACCCGGCCCGCACCGCCAGCGTGGCGCGGGAGATCTTTCGCAACCAGGCGCGCAACTACTACGACCTGTTCCGTGTTGCCTCCCTCTCCGAGGAAAAGATCCGCCAGCTTGTGACCGTGCACGGTCTGGAGCACATTGAGCAGGCCTTGAGTCAGGGCAAGGGTCTCATCGCGGTGACGGCCCACTTTGGCAATCTCGATGTCGTGGCCCAGGCCTTTGCGCTGCACAAATACCCCATCACCGTCGTGGCCGAGCACCTCAAGCCGGAAAAGCTGTTCCAGTACGTGACTTCGCTGCGCGCCAGCAAGGGCATCCAGATCATCCCCGCCGACAGCTTTTTGCGGCCCATCTTTCGCACCCTGCGCCAGAATGGCATCGTGGGCATCGCCGCCGATCGCAACCTCACCGGGACCGGCAGCGTGGTGAACCTGTTCGGCGCGCCGGCCTTGCTGCCGGACGGCCACGTTCAGCTTGCCCTGCGCACCGGAGCTCCGCTGGGGTTCTTCTTCAGCCTGCGCCGGCCCGATAACACCTTTGAGGCTTATATCGAGCCGCCCCTCGCCCTGGAGAGAACTGGTGACCAGGAGCGCGACGTGCGCTCCGGCATGGCCCAGATAGCGGCGGTCCTGGAAAAGCACATCGGGCAGCACCCCGAGCAATGGGTAATGTTCCAGCCAATCTGGTCGGTGCAGCCTCGCGGTGCAGTGGAGCGGGGCCAGCTTTCGCCAGGAACGGAACAGACTAGCCAATGA